The following coding sequences are from one Ornithodoros turicata isolate Travis chromosome 1, ASM3712646v1, whole genome shotgun sequence window:
- the LOC135378900 gene encoding F-box/LRR-repeat protein 7-like isoform X2, with product MTAFDANGLPDVVLLKIFKLLKFSDLCKAGRVCQRWYDLSRSQALWTSIDASDPEITASQMEQLAGLLTPSVQRLHVTSSPRHCRLFLTANALRDLRRRCPFLSTLIVDNASLAVLNDYSSITVADLPPTLRTLSLRRSFFQADRFFALLAVQNLSVLDLSFCWCVSESDIPFLTQLPNLHELYLEQCEAIRDTGIALMVSHGRNLRILAVDGTRITDEALRTIAENCTVLEKLYFGRTAVTDVGVSYLCTKGGHLPLRELCLLQTCVSPEAAKSLLATFPHLGWFNFDQPVDRTRRFSVRRRPWEFWEICNHFLRNSVVPNQHSVSAHCRCLQLRMTFRFYPEQQ from the exons ATGACGGCATTTGACGCTAATGGATTACCCGACGTTGTCCTCTTGAAGATATTCAAGCTCCTGAAATTCTCCGATTTGTGCAAAGCTGGAAG GGTATGCCAGAGGTGGTACGACCTCTCTCGCAGCCAGGCCCTCTGGACCAGCATCGATGCCAGCGATCCGGAGATCACCGCCAGCCAGATGGAGCAGCTGGCCGGACTCCTCACTCCGTCGGTCCAGCGGCTCCATGTCACCTCGTCGCCGCGTCACTGCAGACTCTTCCTCACTGCCAACGCCCTCCGCGACCTTCGCAGGCGCTGCCCGTTCCTTTCCACCCTCATCGTGGACAACGCTTCGCTGGCCGTCCTCAACGACTACTCGTCCATCACTGTGGCAGACCTTCCGCCCACCCTCCGGACTCTGTCCCTTCGACGTTCCTTCTTCCAGGCAGACCGCTTCTTCGCCCTCCTCGCTGTCCAGAACCTTAGCGTGCTCGACCTGAGCTTCTGCTGGTGCGTGTCAGAGTCGGACATTCCCTTCCTGACGCAGCTTCCCAACCTGCACGAACTCTACCTCGAACAGTGCGAGGCGATCCGCGACACCGGCATCGCGCTCATGGTGAGCCACGGGAGGAACCTGAGGATCCTCGCCGTGGACGGGACGCGGATCACGGACGAAGCGCTGCGGACCATCGCGGAGAACTGCACCGTCCTGGAGAAGCTGTACTTTGGTCGGACAGCGGTGACCGACGTCGGAGTGTCGTATCTGTGCACCAAGGGCGGCCACCTGCCGCTGCGGGAACTGTGCCTGTTGCAGACGTGCGTGTCGCCCGAGGCGGCCAAGTCGCTGTTGGCGACCTTTCCGCACCTGGGCTGGTTCAACTTCGACCAGCCCGTCGACCGCACGCGGAGGTTCAGTGTGCGCAGGAGGCCCTGGGAGTTCTGGGAGATCTGCAACCACTTTCTG